Proteins from a single region of Sinorhizobium alkalisoli:
- a CDS encoding polyketide cyclase produces the protein MPPMPARILHISIARDWREVYAFMADHEKMPLWASGLSSGLTRDGEDWIAPGPLGNARVRFVTRNDYGVVDHLVTLEDGRQVHNALRVVPNGDGAEVMFTLLRQPGMSEAQFADDAAWVEKDLARLKSILESGKD, from the coding sequence ATACCCCCGATGCCCGCCAGAATTCTCCACATCTCGATCGCGCGCGACTGGCGGGAGGTTTATGCCTTCATGGCAGACCATGAGAAAATGCCACTTTGGGCGTCCGGCCTCTCTTCCGGGCTGACCCGCGACGGCGAGGATTGGATCGCGCCTGGGCCGCTCGGCAATGCCCGCGTGCGCTTCGTCACCCGGAATGATTACGGGGTCGTCGATCACCTCGTCACCCTCGAAGACGGCCGGCAGGTGCACAACGCGCTGCGTGTCGTCCCGAACGGCGACGGCGCCGAGGTGATGTTCACGCTGCTCAGGCAACCGGGGATGAGCGAAGCGCAATTCGCAGATGACGCGGCCTGGGTGGAAAAAGACCTCGCCAGGCTTAAATCCATCCTCGAATCCGGCAAGGACTGA
- a CDS encoding VOC family protein: MSRKENDRRIDYIEFNVADIAASKAFYGSAFGWTFTDYGPDYCEFADGRLTGGFTTLGPVRSGGPLVIIYADRIEDTQARVEAVGGKIVKPIYTFPGGRRFHFADPDGYELAVWSEQ, encoded by the coding sequence ATGAGCCGCAAGGAAAACGACCGCCGCATCGACTATATCGAGTTCAACGTCGCGGATATCGCCGCGAGCAAGGCCTTCTACGGCAGCGCCTTCGGCTGGACCTTCACGGATTACGGGCCGGACTATTGCGAATTTGCCGATGGCCGCCTGACCGGCGGCTTCACCACGCTCGGACCGGTCCGAAGCGGCGGACCGCTCGTCATCATCTATGCCGACAGGATCGAGGACACGCAGGCCCGTGTCGAGGCGGTCGGCGGCAAGATCGTCAAGCCGATCTACACCTTCCCCGGTGGCCGGCGGTTCCACTTTGCCGATCCGGACGGATACGAATTGGCGGTCTGGTCGGAGCAATAG